In one Magallana gigas chromosome 7, xbMagGiga1.1, whole genome shotgun sequence genomic region, the following are encoded:
- the LOC105329617 gene encoding uncharacterized protein isoform X3 has product MEVIPQTQFIPLSEILCMVILDLNNKQVVATLDIIQERLNQCYKGMQIPAPPVIYDTLGTLIRERKIFHTGSGYFVVTSDTYRMPEDPTKTIPLSWLHYNPNYIPVLNSNAKGLTRTISCQVTLANEPRKDGSEKSSNPDDKIAEMRQTLERETLDRQPLADKPRLARSLSARRPRERVPTKNEDHRDFRRSHSVRRQDEKEKKVVQEERKSTEDIAVNKKSTSKSKDKGEKKSLLAKIFGRKKKKPETTPKEEPKKVEHATFSDQFPPPEWSWYKEQVEKQHRIHKWMQNVPHHPHNFHHQNYEQVHQIYQHHPHHSDYQTMRFGHGPIRSDAIYGRHLPPQQENHYHVPPRMRMRNNPPPPMNDDYEEIQDVDANSRFRSTLPHHHHHPHEIENLRRMSDGRHTRRKEKSKRMSLDRKVDSNYENVPVSSKYHSPAFPYHTERSPHTHEHNQQITHPQYSSTPRVTGMWHPHHESYYPEFHAEEIVQHQGTVQKTKKKSHRKHGQSSHRHVDERHRLPAKNTSISLSHDSGVNLIGLHAVQYNHPHDIHHRRRVQDDMSIRNNLRNDPYDSYEDIPNYNKHEDRPNYNKQVVCEVEINKSPETRTRPNEYVPMEMDSKTENQKQRNSCNSDSALTFSEQSCETVVKKEDKDIEDITKETSEIVLGDSGFSSPRVCDDNSPEMEKQKIKSKVKELEKGSHSDLCDKNVYQKSDDSSPEIHDSRSSDKENRINMINNLKQAHGDYGVLTHVNPVNGKIPLFPQNTMNQQIPMKFSFEDDYGFL; this is encoded by the exons ATGGAGGTGATACCACAGACACAGTTCATTCCCCTGTCAGAGATTTTATGCATGGTCATCCTTGACCTGAACAACAAGCAGGTGGTCGCGACCTTGGACATAATACAGGAGAGACTGAATCAGTGTTACAAGGGCATGCAGATCCCTGCCCCTCCAGTCATCTATGACACACTGGGCACACTCATCAGAGAGAGGAAGATCTTCCACACAG GAAGTGGATATTTTGTGGTGACATCAGACACCTATCGAATGCCCGAGGACCCAACTAAAACCATTCCTCTGTCATGGCTTCATTACAACCCTAATTACATACCAGTCCTGAACTCTAATGCCAAGGGTCTGACCAGAACCATTTCGTGCCAAGTGACTCTCGCCAACGAACCCCGCAAGGACGGGTCAGAAAAAAGTTCCAACCCAGACGATAAAATTGCAGAGATGAGGCAGACACTTGAAAGAGAGACTCTGGATCGGCAGCCATTAGCAGACAAACCAAGATTGGCCCGAAGTCTCAGTGCTAGAAGACCTCGGGAGAGAGTTCCGACAAAGAATGAGGATCACCGAGACTTCAGAAGGAGTCACTCAGTCAGACGACAGGAcgagaaagaaaagaaagtgGTTCAGGAGGAGAGGAAATCCACAGAGGATATAGCAGTGAACAAGAAAAGCACCAGCAAATCCAAAGACAAAG gtgagaaaaaatccttattagcCAAAATTTTTGGAAGGAAAAAGAAAAAGCCAGAAACAACTCCGAAGGAAGAACCAAAGAAAGTGGAGCATGCCACATTCTCTGACCAGTTTCCACCTCCGGAGTGGTCATGGTACAAGGAACAAGTGGAGAAACAGCATCGGATCCACAAGTGGATGCAAAATGTTCCTCATCATCCACACAACTTCCACCACCAGAACTATGAGCAGGTTCATCAGATCTACCAACATCATCCACACCACTCAGACTATCAGACCATGAGGTTTGGACACGGGCCGATCAGAAGTGATGCTATCTATGGAAGACATCTTCCACCTCAACAGGAGAACCATTACCATGTTCCACCCAGAATGAGGATGAGGAACAACCCACCTCCTCCTATGAATGATGATTACGAGGAGATTCAAGATGTTGATGCCAACAGCAGATTTAGGTCCACCCTCcctcatcatcatcaccatccaCATGAAATTGAGAACCTAAGGAGGATGTCAGATGGAAGACACACAAggagaaaagaaaaatcaaaaagaatGTCACTAGATAGAAAAGTGGACtcaaattatgaaaatgttCCAGTGTCTTCAAAATACCACTCCCCAGCCTTTCCCTACCATACAGAGAGGAGTCCACATACACACGAACACAATCAGCAAATTACTCATCCCCAGTATAGTTCAACTCCACGTGTCACCGGCATGTGGCATCCGCACCACGAGTCATATTACCCAGAATTCCATGCAGAAGAAATCGTTCAGCATCAGGGTACCGTacagaaaaccaagaaaaagtCACACCGCAAACATGGACAATCGAGTCACAGACATGTTGATGAGCGCCACAGACTTCCTGCCAAGAACACCTCTATTTCATTGTCTCATGATAGTGGTGTGAATCTTATTGGACTTCATGCTGTGCAATACAACCATCCTCATGACATTCACCACAGGAGAAGAGTTCAGGATGACATGTCCATTAGGAACAACCTTAGAAACGACCCATACGACTCTTATGAAGATATTCCCAACTACAACAAACATGAGGATCGTCCAAACTACAACAAACAAGTGGTTTGTGAAGTAGAAATTAATAAATCCCCAGAAACAAGAACACGACCAAATGAATATGTTCCCATGGAGATGGACTCCAAGACTGAGAATCAGAAACAAAGAAACAGTTGTAATTCAGATAGTGCATTAACTTTCAGTGAACAGAGTTGCGAGACAGTGGTGAAAAAGGAAGACAAGGACATTGAAGACATCACCAAGGAAACATCGGAGATTGTCCTTGGAGACAGTGGTTTCAGCTCACCACGTGTCTGTGATGATAACTCTCCGGAAATGgagaaacaaaaaatcaaaagcaAAGTCAAGGAACTTGAGAAGGGAAGTCACTCTGACCTCTGTGACAAAAACGTGTACCAAAAATCTGATGACAGTTCTCCTGAAATTCACGACAGCCGCTCAAGTGACAAGGAAAACCGAATCAACATGATTAACAACTTAAAGCAAGCTCATGGTGACTATGGGGTCCTAACACACGTCAATCCAGTGAACGGCAAAATACCCCTATTCCCTCAAAATACAATGAACCAACAGATTCCAATGAAATTCAGTTTCGAGGATGACTATGGATTCTTGTGA
- the LOC105329618 gene encoding uncharacterized protein DDB_G0287625 isoform X2, which yields MFTYHILFSIKCAQLQTDAGSGSFKCMRLSHHLIAVINETQHIDCLVCGRRVRVEHAVPYGEQTTVKYSSRSERNRSSRRSRSRSRSPRRQRSPASPSSRRKTRSRSRDRRSRSQNTDGSRLRKRNRTRSRSQSRKRDRSRSRSRKREQSGSRKRDRSGSKKRDRSGSRKRDRSGSRKKDRSGSRKRDRSGSRKRERSRSRKRDRSGSRKRDRSGSRKRDRSGSRKRSRSRSKRRDRSRSRKGDRSGSRSRKCDRSRSRQKNRSRSKSLERRSKDRDTDGLSKQKAESLHTNNDVERLNSKSPAEDKQPEESMPEAKENSSADKVDENTKLSDNNGLSEDVDVRMSEEEQETGENKARNDEISNGKDESKEEKVKHHGRDKFDRIGSRADSPNSEGSED from the exons ATGTTCACTTATCATATTTTGTTCTCCATAAAATGTGCACAGCTGCAAACAGATGCTGGCAGTGGCAGCTTTAAGTGTATGAGATTATCTCACCATTTAATCGCAGTCATCAATGAAACACAGCATATTGATTG CTTGGTTTGTGGGCGTCGTGTGCGAGTAGAACACGCTGTCCCTTATGGAGAGCAGACCACTGTCAAATACAGCTCCCGATCAGAGAGAAATAG ATCGTCTAGAAGGTCACGTTCAAGGTCAAGATCTCCAAGGCGACAAAGATCTCCAGCATCTCCATCTTCTAGAAGAAAGACAAGGTCACGCTCAAGAGACAGAAG GTCAAGATCACAAAATACAGATGGATCTAGATTAAGGAAGAGAAACAGAACTAGGTCAAGGTCACAGTCAAGGAAGAGAGACAGATCTAGATCCAGATCCAGGAAAAGGGAACAATCTGGATCAAGAAAGAGAGACAGATCTGGATCAAAAAAGAGAGACAGATCAGGATCAAGGAAGAGAGACAGATCAGGATCAAGGAAGAAAGACAGATCTGGATCAAGAAAGAGAGACAGATCTGGATCAAGGAAGAGAGAAAGATCTAGATCAAGGAAGAGAGACAGATCAGGATCAAGAAAGAGAGACAGATCAGGATCAAGAAAGAGAGACAGATCAGGATCAAGGAAGAGATCCAGATCCAGATCAAAAAGGAGAGACAGATCCAGATCAAGAAAGGGAGACAGATCTGGGTCAAGATCAAGAAAATGtgataggtcaaggtcaagacAAAAGAATAGATCAAGGTCAAAAAGCCTAGAAAGAAG AAGTAAAGACAGAGACACAGATGGATTGTCAAAACAGAAAGCAGAATCACTACACACCAATAATGATGTTGAAAG GTTGAATTCCAAGTCCCCGGCAGAAGATAAACAACCAGAAGAGAG taTGCCAGAAGCTAAGGAAAATTCTTCTGCTGATAAGGTTGATGAGAATACAAAGCTGAGTGATAACAATGGGCTCAGTGAAGATGTAGACGTCAGAATGTCAGAGGAGGAACAGGAAACAGGGGAGAACAAAGCAAG gaATGATGAAATTTCAAATGGTAAAGATGAAAG CAAGGAGGAGAAAGTGAAGCATCATGGGAGGGACAAATTTGACAGGATTGGAAGTCGAGCAGACAGCCCAAACTCAGAAGGTTCTGAGGATTGA
- the LOC105329617 gene encoding uncharacterized protein isoform X2 yields the protein MFFQGDVEGINMEVIPQTQFIPLSEILCMVILDLNNKQVVATLDIIQERLNQCYKGMQIPAPPVIYDTLGTLIRERKIFHTGSGYFVVTSDTYRMPEDPTKTIPLSWLHYNPNYIPVLNSNAKGLTRTISCQVTLANEPRKDGSEKSSNPDDKIAEMRQTLERETLDRQPLADKPRLARSLSARRPRERVPTKNEDHRDFRRSHSVRRQDEKEKKVVQEERKSTEDIAVNKKSTSKSKDKGEKKSLLAKIFGRKKKKPETTPKEEPKKVEHATFSDQFPPPEWSWYKEQVEKQHRIHKWMQNVPHHPHNFHHQNYEQVHQIYQHHPHHSDYQTMRFGHGPIRSDAIYGRHLPPQQENHYHVPPRMRMRNNPPPPMNDDYEEIQDVDANSRFRSTLPHHHHHPHEIENLRRMSDGRHTRRKEKSKRMSLDRKVDSNYENVPVSSKYHSPAFPYHTERSPHTHEHNQQITHPQYSSTPRVTGMWHPHHESYYPEFHAEEIVQHQGTVQKTKKKSHRKHGQSSHRHVDERHRLPAKNTSISLSHDSGVNLIGLHAVQYNHPHDIHHRRRVQDDMSIRNNLRNDPYDSYEDIPNYNKHEDRPNYNKQVVCEVEINKSPETRTRPNEYVPMEMDSKTENQKQRNSCNSDSALTFSEQSCETVVKKEDKDIEDITKETSEIVLGDSGFSSPRVCDDNSPEMEKQKIKSKVKELEKGSHSDLCDKNVYQKSDDSSPEIHDSRSSDKENRINMINNLKQAHGDYGVLTHVNPVNGKIPLFPQNTMNQQIPMKFSFEDDYGFL from the exons gTGATGTTGAGGGAATAAACATGGAGGTGATACCACAGACACAGTTCATTCCCCTGTCAGAGATTTTATGCATGGTCATCCTTGACCTGAACAACAAGCAGGTGGTCGCGACCTTGGACATAATACAGGAGAGACTGAATCAGTGTTACAAGGGCATGCAGATCCCTGCCCCTCCAGTCATCTATGACACACTGGGCACACTCATCAGAGAGAGGAAGATCTTCCACACAG GAAGTGGATATTTTGTGGTGACATCAGACACCTATCGAATGCCCGAGGACCCAACTAAAACCATTCCTCTGTCATGGCTTCATTACAACCCTAATTACATACCAGTCCTGAACTCTAATGCCAAGGGTCTGACCAGAACCATTTCGTGCCAAGTGACTCTCGCCAACGAACCCCGCAAGGACGGGTCAGAAAAAAGTTCCAACCCAGACGATAAAATTGCAGAGATGAGGCAGACACTTGAAAGAGAGACTCTGGATCGGCAGCCATTAGCAGACAAACCAAGATTGGCCCGAAGTCTCAGTGCTAGAAGACCTCGGGAGAGAGTTCCGACAAAGAATGAGGATCACCGAGACTTCAGAAGGAGTCACTCAGTCAGACGACAGGAcgagaaagaaaagaaagtgGTTCAGGAGGAGAGGAAATCCACAGAGGATATAGCAGTGAACAAGAAAAGCACCAGCAAATCCAAAGACAAAG gtgagaaaaaatccttattagcCAAAATTTTTGGAAGGAAAAAGAAAAAGCCAGAAACAACTCCGAAGGAAGAACCAAAGAAAGTGGAGCATGCCACATTCTCTGACCAGTTTCCACCTCCGGAGTGGTCATGGTACAAGGAACAAGTGGAGAAACAGCATCGGATCCACAAGTGGATGCAAAATGTTCCTCATCATCCACACAACTTCCACCACCAGAACTATGAGCAGGTTCATCAGATCTACCAACATCATCCACACCACTCAGACTATCAGACCATGAGGTTTGGACACGGGCCGATCAGAAGTGATGCTATCTATGGAAGACATCTTCCACCTCAACAGGAGAACCATTACCATGTTCCACCCAGAATGAGGATGAGGAACAACCCACCTCCTCCTATGAATGATGATTACGAGGAGATTCAAGATGTTGATGCCAACAGCAGATTTAGGTCCACCCTCcctcatcatcatcaccatccaCATGAAATTGAGAACCTAAGGAGGATGTCAGATGGAAGACACACAAggagaaaagaaaaatcaaaaagaatGTCACTAGATAGAAAAGTGGACtcaaattatgaaaatgttCCAGTGTCTTCAAAATACCACTCCCCAGCCTTTCCCTACCATACAGAGAGGAGTCCACATACACACGAACACAATCAGCAAATTACTCATCCCCAGTATAGTTCAACTCCACGTGTCACCGGCATGTGGCATCCGCACCACGAGTCATATTACCCAGAATTCCATGCAGAAGAAATCGTTCAGCATCAGGGTACCGTacagaaaaccaagaaaaagtCACACCGCAAACATGGACAATCGAGTCACAGACATGTTGATGAGCGCCACAGACTTCCTGCCAAGAACACCTCTATTTCATTGTCTCATGATAGTGGTGTGAATCTTATTGGACTTCATGCTGTGCAATACAACCATCCTCATGACATTCACCACAGGAGAAGAGTTCAGGATGACATGTCCATTAGGAACAACCTTAGAAACGACCCATACGACTCTTATGAAGATATTCCCAACTACAACAAACATGAGGATCGTCCAAACTACAACAAACAAGTGGTTTGTGAAGTAGAAATTAATAAATCCCCAGAAACAAGAACACGACCAAATGAATATGTTCCCATGGAGATGGACTCCAAGACTGAGAATCAGAAACAAAGAAACAGTTGTAATTCAGATAGTGCATTAACTTTCAGTGAACAGAGTTGCGAGACAGTGGTGAAAAAGGAAGACAAGGACATTGAAGACATCACCAAGGAAACATCGGAGATTGTCCTTGGAGACAGTGGTTTCAGCTCACCACGTGTCTGTGATGATAACTCTCCGGAAATGgagaaacaaaaaatcaaaagcaAAGTCAAGGAACTTGAGAAGGGAAGTCACTCTGACCTCTGTGACAAAAACGTGTACCAAAAATCTGATGACAGTTCTCCTGAAATTCACGACAGCCGCTCAAGTGACAAGGAAAACCGAATCAACATGATTAACAACTTAAAGCAAGCTCATGGTGACTATGGGGTCCTAACACACGTCAATCCAGTGAACGGCAAAATACCCCTATTCCCTCAAAATACAATGAACCAACAGATTCCAATGAAATTCAGTTTCGAGGATGACTATGGATTCTTGTGA
- the LOC105329618 gene encoding serine/arginine-rich splicing factor 7 isoform X1, translating to MAILDESRGGYRVFVGDLGSRVGKYELEREFQHFGPILDVWVARNPPGFAFLVYKYGEDAEEAVKKLHGNLVCGRRVRVEHAVPYGEQTTVKYSSRSERNRSSRRSRSRSRSPRRQRSPASPSSRRKTRSRSRDRRSRSQNTDGSRLRKRNRTRSRSQSRKRDRSRSRSRKREQSGSRKRDRSGSKKRDRSGSRKRDRSGSRKKDRSGSRKRDRSGSRKRERSRSRKRDRSGSRKRDRSGSRKRDRSGSRKRSRSRSKRRDRSRSRKGDRSGSRSRKCDRSRSRQKNRSRSKSLERRSKDRDTDGLSKQKAESLHTNNDVERLNSKSPAEDKQPEESMPEAKENSSADKVDENTKLSDNNGLSEDVDVRMSEEEQETGENKARNDEISNGKDESKEEKVKHHGRDKFDRIGSRADSPNSEGSED from the exons ATGGCAATACTGGACGAGAGCAGAGGGGGGTACCGTGTGTTTGTGGGAGACCTTGGCAGTCGTGTGGGAAAATATGAGCTGGAGAGAGAGTTCCAGCATTTTGGTCCTATATTGGACGTTTGGGTGGCCAG AAATCCACCAGGATTTGCATTTCTGGTTTACAAGTATGGGGAAGATGCCGAAGAAGCCGTCAAGAAACTTCATGGAAA CTTGGTTTGTGGGCGTCGTGTGCGAGTAGAACACGCTGTCCCTTATGGAGAGCAGACCACTGTCAAATACAGCTCCCGATCAGAGAGAAATAG ATCGTCTAGAAGGTCACGTTCAAGGTCAAGATCTCCAAGGCGACAAAGATCTCCAGCATCTCCATCTTCTAGAAGAAAGACAAGGTCACGCTCAAGAGACAGAAG GTCAAGATCACAAAATACAGATGGATCTAGATTAAGGAAGAGAAACAGAACTAGGTCAAGGTCACAGTCAAGGAAGAGAGACAGATCTAGATCCAGATCCAGGAAAAGGGAACAATCTGGATCAAGAAAGAGAGACAGATCTGGATCAAAAAAGAGAGACAGATCAGGATCAAGGAAGAGAGACAGATCAGGATCAAGGAAGAAAGACAGATCTGGATCAAGAAAGAGAGACAGATCTGGATCAAGGAAGAGAGAAAGATCTAGATCAAGGAAGAGAGACAGATCAGGATCAAGAAAGAGAGACAGATCAGGATCAAGAAAGAGAGACAGATCAGGATCAAGGAAGAGATCCAGATCCAGATCAAAAAGGAGAGACAGATCCAGATCAAGAAAGGGAGACAGATCTGGGTCAAGATCAAGAAAATGtgataggtcaaggtcaagacAAAAGAATAGATCAAGGTCAAAAAGCCTAGAAAGAAG AAGTAAAGACAGAGACACAGATGGATTGTCAAAACAGAAAGCAGAATCACTACACACCAATAATGATGTTGAAAG GTTGAATTCCAAGTCCCCGGCAGAAGATAAACAACCAGAAGAGAG taTGCCAGAAGCTAAGGAAAATTCTTCTGCTGATAAGGTTGATGAGAATACAAAGCTGAGTGATAACAATGGGCTCAGTGAAGATGTAGACGTCAGAATGTCAGAGGAGGAACAGGAAACAGGGGAGAACAAAGCAAG gaATGATGAAATTTCAAATGGTAAAGATGAAAG CAAGGAGGAGAAAGTGAAGCATCATGGGAGGGACAAATTTGACAGGATTGGAAGTCGAGCAGACAGCCCAAACTCAGAAGGTTCTGAGGATTGA
- the LOC105329617 gene encoding sarcoplasmic reticulum histidine-rich calcium-binding protein isoform X4: MVAFSNLSRPSGSGYFVVTSDTYRMPEDPTKTIPLSWLHYNPNYIPVLNSNAKGLTRTISCQVTLANEPRKDGSEKSSNPDDKIAEMRQTLERETLDRQPLADKPRLARSLSARRPRERVPTKNEDHRDFRRSHSVRRQDEKEKKVVQEERKSTEDIAVNKKSTSKSKDKGEKKSLLAKIFGRKKKKPETTPKEEPKKVEHATFSDQFPPPEWSWYKEQVEKQHRIHKWMQNVPHHPHNFHHQNYEQVHQIYQHHPHHSDYQTMRFGHGPIRSDAIYGRHLPPQQENHYHVPPRMRMRNNPPPPMNDDYEEIQDVDANSRFRSTLPHHHHHPHEIENLRRMSDGRHTRRKEKSKRMSLDRKVDSNYENVPVSSKYHSPAFPYHTERSPHTHEHNQQITHPQYSSTPRVTGMWHPHHESYYPEFHAEEIVQHQGTVQKTKKKSHRKHGQSSHRHVDERHRLPAKNTSISLSHDSGVNLIGLHAVQYNHPHDIHHRRRVQDDMSIRNNLRNDPYDSYEDIPNYNKHEDRPNYNKQVVCEVEINKSPETRTRPNEYVPMEMDSKTENQKQRNSCNSDSALTFSEQSCETVVKKEDKDIEDITKETSEIVLGDSGFSSPRVCDDNSPEMEKQKIKSKVKELEKGSHSDLCDKNVYQKSDDSSPEIHDSRSSDKENRINMINNLKQAHGDYGVLTHVNPVNGKIPLFPQNTMNQQIPMKFSFEDDYGFL, translated from the exons ATGGTGGCATTCAGTAACCTGTCTCGACCTTCGG GAAGTGGATATTTTGTGGTGACATCAGACACCTATCGAATGCCCGAGGACCCAACTAAAACCATTCCTCTGTCATGGCTTCATTACAACCCTAATTACATACCAGTCCTGAACTCTAATGCCAAGGGTCTGACCAGAACCATTTCGTGCCAAGTGACTCTCGCCAACGAACCCCGCAAGGACGGGTCAGAAAAAAGTTCCAACCCAGACGATAAAATTGCAGAGATGAGGCAGACACTTGAAAGAGAGACTCTGGATCGGCAGCCATTAGCAGACAAACCAAGATTGGCCCGAAGTCTCAGTGCTAGAAGACCTCGGGAGAGAGTTCCGACAAAGAATGAGGATCACCGAGACTTCAGAAGGAGTCACTCAGTCAGACGACAGGAcgagaaagaaaagaaagtgGTTCAGGAGGAGAGGAAATCCACAGAGGATATAGCAGTGAACAAGAAAAGCACCAGCAAATCCAAAGACAAAG gtgagaaaaaatccttattagcCAAAATTTTTGGAAGGAAAAAGAAAAAGCCAGAAACAACTCCGAAGGAAGAACCAAAGAAAGTGGAGCATGCCACATTCTCTGACCAGTTTCCACCTCCGGAGTGGTCATGGTACAAGGAACAAGTGGAGAAACAGCATCGGATCCACAAGTGGATGCAAAATGTTCCTCATCATCCACACAACTTCCACCACCAGAACTATGAGCAGGTTCATCAGATCTACCAACATCATCCACACCACTCAGACTATCAGACCATGAGGTTTGGACACGGGCCGATCAGAAGTGATGCTATCTATGGAAGACATCTTCCACCTCAACAGGAGAACCATTACCATGTTCCACCCAGAATGAGGATGAGGAACAACCCACCTCCTCCTATGAATGATGATTACGAGGAGATTCAAGATGTTGATGCCAACAGCAGATTTAGGTCCACCCTCcctcatcatcatcaccatccaCATGAAATTGAGAACCTAAGGAGGATGTCAGATGGAAGACACACAAggagaaaagaaaaatcaaaaagaatGTCACTAGATAGAAAAGTGGACtcaaattatgaaaatgttCCAGTGTCTTCAAAATACCACTCCCCAGCCTTTCCCTACCATACAGAGAGGAGTCCACATACACACGAACACAATCAGCAAATTACTCATCCCCAGTATAGTTCAACTCCACGTGTCACCGGCATGTGGCATCCGCACCACGAGTCATATTACCCAGAATTCCATGCAGAAGAAATCGTTCAGCATCAGGGTACCGTacagaaaaccaagaaaaagtCACACCGCAAACATGGACAATCGAGTCACAGACATGTTGATGAGCGCCACAGACTTCCTGCCAAGAACACCTCTATTTCATTGTCTCATGATAGTGGTGTGAATCTTATTGGACTTCATGCTGTGCAATACAACCATCCTCATGACATTCACCACAGGAGAAGAGTTCAGGATGACATGTCCATTAGGAACAACCTTAGAAACGACCCATACGACTCTTATGAAGATATTCCCAACTACAACAAACATGAGGATCGTCCAAACTACAACAAACAAGTGGTTTGTGAAGTAGAAATTAATAAATCCCCAGAAACAAGAACACGACCAAATGAATATGTTCCCATGGAGATGGACTCCAAGACTGAGAATCAGAAACAAAGAAACAGTTGTAATTCAGATAGTGCATTAACTTTCAGTGAACAGAGTTGCGAGACAGTGGTGAAAAAGGAAGACAAGGACATTGAAGACATCACCAAGGAAACATCGGAGATTGTCCTTGGAGACAGTGGTTTCAGCTCACCACGTGTCTGTGATGATAACTCTCCGGAAATGgagaaacaaaaaatcaaaagcaAAGTCAAGGAACTTGAGAAGGGAAGTCACTCTGACCTCTGTGACAAAAACGTGTACCAAAAATCTGATGACAGTTCTCCTGAAATTCACGACAGCCGCTCAAGTGACAAGGAAAACCGAATCAACATGATTAACAACTTAAAGCAAGCTCATGGTGACTATGGGGTCCTAACACACGTCAATCCAGTGAACGGCAAAATACCCCTATTCCCTCAAAATACAATGAACCAACAGATTCCAATGAAATTCAGTTTCGAGGATGACTATGGATTCTTGTGA
- the LOC105329618 gene encoding serine/arginine-rich splicing factor 7 isoform X3, which produces MAILDESRGGYRVFVGDLGSRVGKYELEREFQHFGPILDVWVARNPPGFAFLVYKYGEDAEEAVKKLHGKSSRRSRSRSRSPRRQRSPASPSSRRKTRSRSRDRRSRSQNTDGSRLRKRNRTRSRSQSRKRDRSRSRSRKREQSGSRKRDRSGSKKRDRSGSRKRDRSGSRKKDRSGSRKRDRSGSRKRERSRSRKRDRSGSRKRDRSGSRKRDRSGSRKRSRSRSKRRDRSRSRKGDRSGSRSRKCDRSRSRQKNRSRSKSLERRSKDRDTDGLSKQKAESLHTNNDVERLNSKSPAEDKQPEESMPEAKENSSADKVDENTKLSDNNGLSEDVDVRMSEEEQETGENKARNDEISNGKDESKEEKVKHHGRDKFDRIGSRADSPNSEGSED; this is translated from the exons ATGGCAATACTGGACGAGAGCAGAGGGGGGTACCGTGTGTTTGTGGGAGACCTTGGCAGTCGTGTGGGAAAATATGAGCTGGAGAGAGAGTTCCAGCATTTTGGTCCTATATTGGACGTTTGGGTGGCCAG AAATCCACCAGGATTTGCATTTCTGGTTTACAAGTATGGGGAAGATGCCGAAGAAGCCGTCAAGAAACTTCATGGAAA ATCGTCTAGAAGGTCACGTTCAAGGTCAAGATCTCCAAGGCGACAAAGATCTCCAGCATCTCCATCTTCTAGAAGAAAGACAAGGTCACGCTCAAGAGACAGAAG GTCAAGATCACAAAATACAGATGGATCTAGATTAAGGAAGAGAAACAGAACTAGGTCAAGGTCACAGTCAAGGAAGAGAGACAGATCTAGATCCAGATCCAGGAAAAGGGAACAATCTGGATCAAGAAAGAGAGACAGATCTGGATCAAAAAAGAGAGACAGATCAGGATCAAGGAAGAGAGACAGATCAGGATCAAGGAAGAAAGACAGATCTGGATCAAGAAAGAGAGACAGATCTGGATCAAGGAAGAGAGAAAGATCTAGATCAAGGAAGAGAGACAGATCAGGATCAAGAAAGAGAGACAGATCAGGATCAAGAAAGAGAGACAGATCAGGATCAAGGAAGAGATCCAGATCCAGATCAAAAAGGAGAGACAGATCCAGATCAAGAAAGGGAGACAGATCTGGGTCAAGATCAAGAAAATGtgataggtcaaggtcaagacAAAAGAATAGATCAAGGTCAAAAAGCCTAGAAAGAAG AAGTAAAGACAGAGACACAGATGGATTGTCAAAACAGAAAGCAGAATCACTACACACCAATAATGATGTTGAAAG GTTGAATTCCAAGTCCCCGGCAGAAGATAAACAACCAGAAGAGAG taTGCCAGAAGCTAAGGAAAATTCTTCTGCTGATAAGGTTGATGAGAATACAAAGCTGAGTGATAACAATGGGCTCAGTGAAGATGTAGACGTCAGAATGTCAGAGGAGGAACAGGAAACAGGGGAGAACAAAGCAAG gaATGATGAAATTTCAAATGGTAAAGATGAAAG CAAGGAGGAGAAAGTGAAGCATCATGGGAGGGACAAATTTGACAGGATTGGAAGTCGAGCAGACAGCCCAAACTCAGAAGGTTCTGAGGATTGA